A single region of the Pseudalkalibacillus berkeleyi genome encodes:
- a CDS encoding GNAT family N-acetyltransferase, translated as MLQTFETDRLILRERTLEDMENCVEMDRDLEVVKYIPEIVELINGPSSNQIKHKDFIRKRIETIYPKGLGYWTVESKDNDKKFIGWILLIPIDNIGPDIEIGWRLKQKYWGKGYATEAARVILQHALNNVELEKIVADIHYLNQGSKKVAKKIGLKLESPKEDNTNNYLRYSIYKNQQVLSKY; from the coding sequence ATGTTACAGACTTTCGAAACAGATAGATTAATTTTACGTGAACGGACCTTGGAAGACATGGAAAACTGTGTAGAAATGGATCGTGATCTGGAGGTAGTTAAGTATATACCTGAGATAGTAGAGCTAATAAATGGACCAAGTTCTAATCAGATAAAGCATAAGGATTTTATTAGAAAAAGAATTGAAACAATCTATCCTAAGGGATTAGGGTACTGGACAGTTGAATCAAAAGATAATGATAAAAAATTTATTGGTTGGATCTTATTAATTCCCATTGATAATATCGGCCCTGATATTGAAATTGGCTGGAGACTAAAACAAAAATATTGGGGTAAAGGTTATGCTACGGAAGCTGCAAGAGTAATATTACAACATGCTCTTAATAACGTTGAACTGGAAAAGATAGTAGCTGATATACATTACTTAAATCAAGGATCTAAAAAAGTTGCAAAGAAAATTGGCCTCAAATTAGAGAGTCCAAAAGAAGATAATACAAATAATTATCTCAGGTATTCTATATATAAGAATCAGCAAGTGTTATCTAAATATTGA
- a CDS encoding aminoglycoside phosphotransferase family protein, with protein sequence MEINVDLVRRLINEQFPKWSELDITPVRNGGNDNRTFHLGDYMSVRLPSSKNYVPQVEKEQKWLPILARELSLPISTPIAKGDPNQEYPFPWSIFKWLEGETLTPKNIRDFNQFARDLGAFLNEFQSVNANGGPLAGKHNFYRGGDLAIYDQETRDALDANTDTLNTSLLDEIWNLALSSKFFGHPVWVHGDMATGNILTRNGKLSAVIDFGILGVGDPSCDYVMAWTFFDDESRKEFKRTLNTDEETWNRARGWALWKALITYNWNRRSNKVIAEESYNIINIIQEDYELNQ encoded by the coding sequence ATGGAAATTAATGTTGATTTAGTTAGAAGGTTAATAAACGAACAATTCCCTAAATGGTCAGAATTAGATATTACACCTGTGAGAAATGGTGGAAATGATAATAGAACTTTCCACTTAGGTGATTATATGAGTGTAAGGTTACCGAGTTCTAAAAATTATGTTCCTCAAGTTGAGAAAGAACAAAAGTGGTTACCAATATTAGCTAGAGAATTATCTTTACCAATTTCGACACCGATAGCAAAAGGGGATCCTAATCAGGAATACCCGTTTCCGTGGTCAATCTTCAAGTGGTTAGAGGGGGAAACGTTAACTCCTAAAAATATTCGTGATTTTAACCAATTTGCAAGAGACTTGGGAGCATTTTTAAATGAGTTTCAATCTGTAAATGCTAATGGAGGTCCTTTAGCAGGGAAACACAATTTTTATAGAGGTGGCGATCTTGCAATATACGATCAAGAGACTAGAGATGCTCTTGACGCGAACACAGATACATTAAACACCTCATTACTAGATGAAATCTGGAATCTTGCTTTGAGCTCTAAATTTTTCGGTCACCCTGTTTGGGTTCATGGTGATATGGCTACAGGTAATATTCTCACTAGAAATGGTAAGCTCTCTGCTGTTATAGATTTTGGGATTTTAGGAGTAGGTGATCCTTCTTGTGATTATGTCATGGCATGGACCTTTTTCGATGACGAAAGCAGAAAGGAATTTAAACGTACATTAAATACGGACGAAGAAACATGGAACAGGGCACGAGGATGGGCATTATGGAAAGCTCTAATTACTTACAATTGGAACAGAAGATCTAACAAAGTAATCGCAGAAGAATCATATAATATCATTAATATCATTCAGGAGGATTATGAACTAAATCAATAA
- a CDS encoding GNAT family N-acetyltransferase, whose product MKTIINPSIKLKSSLDREDYEDILTLREYCLEKEHVTLKLELDYKLNKSFNESIGKDKINEFMFYDGGKLIGYMGICQFGSETIEVNGMVHPDFRRMGVFKRLFSLVQDEWNKRKSQHMLLLCDRTSTPGINFIKNTGAQYENSEYEMFWGGEARGATVMKNLKLRKALNQDAKEIARQNAIYFQVNSLEEELTLTEEESKHGMDTFLAELNQSVIGKVHMEVQSGVGGIYGLGVLPEYRGKGFGRDILMKAIEKLKEKQVQQIMLQVAVKNMNALNLYQSCGFKETSTMDYFKLTKK is encoded by the coding sequence ATGAAAACAATAATAAATCCATCTATAAAACTAAAATCTTCATTAGATCGAGAAGATTACGAAGATATACTTACATTAAGAGAATACTGCCTTGAAAAAGAACATGTAACACTAAAACTAGAACTTGATTACAAATTAAATAAATCTTTTAACGAGAGTATAGGTAAGGATAAAATCAACGAGTTTATGTTTTATGATGGTGGAAAACTTATAGGCTATATGGGGATCTGTCAATTTGGTTCCGAAACAATAGAAGTAAATGGGATGGTTCATCCTGATTTTAGGAGAATGGGAGTCTTCAAACGTTTGTTTTCATTAGTTCAAGATGAGTGGAATAAGAGGAAATCGCAACATATGCTTTTGTTATGTGATCGCACTTCTACACCTGGAATTAATTTTATTAAGAATACGGGAGCTCAATACGAAAACTCAGAATATGAGATGTTTTGGGGAGGTGAAGCAAGAGGAGCCACAGTTATGAAAAACTTAAAACTAAGAAAGGCTCTTAATCAAGATGCAAAAGAAATTGCACGACAAAATGCTATATACTTTCAAGTGAATTCTTTGGAGGAAGAATTAACACTTACTGAAGAAGAATCAAAGCACGGAATGGATACTTTTCTGGCTGAACTAAACCAATCGGTTATAGGTAAAGTTCATATGGAAGTACAAAGTGGTGTAGGTGGAATTTATGGATTAGGCGTACTTCCAGAATATCGAGGAAAAGGTTTTGGCAGAGATATACTGATGAAAGCTATAGAGAAATTAAAAGAAAAACAAGTTCAACAAATTATGCTACAAGTTGCAGTAAAGAACATGAATGCTTTAAACCTTTACCAATCTTGTGGTTTCAAAGAGACTTCTACAATGGATTATTTTAAACTAACAAAGAAATAA